TTGGCGGACACGATGGGGGGCACCGTGGACGTACTGCACGCCTACCACGTTCCACACTACATTCAGCCCAGCCTGCTGGTTTGGGTCGCGGCGGGCCCGCGGCCGGTGTGGGAGATCGCCGAGGAGCAGGCCGTCGCGGAGCTGGACGCATTTTTGGCTCGCGTGGCAAAAGACCGCGCGGCGGGAATACCCACCGAGATCGTGCACGGAGATCCCACCGCAACCATCTTGACGGTGGCCGAGCGCGACGGTCACGATCTGATCGTGATGGGCACTCACGGACGAACCGGCGCCAAACGGGTGCTGCTCGGCAGTGTCGCCGAGGGCGTCGTGCGCCGAGCAATCTGCCCCGTGCTCACGGTGCCGGAAGCCGCAACCTTCGAGCCCGCCGTCGTGAGGGCCGACGCACCCGTGCTCAGAACGTAGGAGAGCATCATGCATCAGCTGCGAAAGATCCTCGTCCCCATCGACTTCTCGACGTGCTCTCGCGTGGCGCTCGATCGTGCGGCGGAGCTCGCCAAGAGCTTCGGGGCGTCCGTCGATCTATTGCACGTGTGGGAAGCGCCCGCGTTCGTCGCCCCGGAGGCAATGGTGGGCGTGGCAGGGAGCAGCCAGACCCTGTCTCAGCTGGCCAGAGAGCACGCGGAAAATGCCATGCGTGATTTCGTCAGCGCCGCCAAGGAAGAGGGCGTGAACATCGGGACCTCCTTCGTGGAGCAAGGGGACGCCGCCAAGACCATCGTGGAGCTGGCGGACCGAGAAGGCTACGACTTGATCGCGCTGGGCACCCACGGCCGCACCGGACTGGCTCACCTGCTCCTGGGGAGCGTCGCGGAAAAGGTCGTGCGCCGTTCCAGTCGTCCGGTGCTCACCGTTCGGGAACGCGCCGAATCCAGCTGAGCTACTTCAGTCGCGGCGACCGCTGAGGCATGCTGCACCCATGGAGATTGGGGCGTCCAAGCTCGCCAGCTTGCAGCAGTACGTTGCCTTCGACGAAGAAACGGCCAATCTGATCCGGGCATTTCAGCCCGTGGCGAAGCCGCACTTCACCGCCATCATCGACGACTTCTACGCCACCATCGAGGCCCACCCCGAGGCGCGTCAGGTCATCACCGGCGGTAGGCCGCAGATAGAGCGCCTGAAGGGGACCCTCGTCGGCTGGCTCGAGTCCGTGCTGTCCGGCAACTACGACGCGGACTACCTGGCGCGCCACGCGCGGATCGGCCGGGTCCACGTCCGGATCGGACTACCTCAAGAGTTCATGTTCACCGCAATGAACCGCATTCGGTCGCGGCTCATCGAAGTGGTGCACGAGCAGCTCGCGGAGCCGAACGCGAGGGTGCGCACCGCGCAGGCCGTCAACCGCATCCTCGATCTGGAGTTGGTGATCATGCTCGACACCTATCGAGAGGATCTGACAGAGAAGGCTCGAGCGGCAGAGCGGTTGGCCACCATTGGCCAGTTGGCGGCAAGCATAGGTCACGAGCTGCGGAACCCGTTGGGCATCATCGAGTCTTCGCTGTTCTTGATGCGGCAACGCATGAAGCGTGCGGAAATCAGCGACGAACACCTCGACAAGCACTTGGGCAAGATCGACGTGCAGGTGAAGAACTGCACCCGTACGATCTCGAACCTATTGGATCTCGCACGCAACAAGCCACCCACGCTGGAACACCTGCGCCTCCGACCTTTCCTCGAGAAGCTGTCGGAGGAGGCAGAGGCGTCCAACAAGCTCGAGGTGGAGATCGACGTCCCTGACGCTCTCGAGGCCCACGTGGACCCGTTCGATCTCGTGCACGTGGTGACCAACCTGCTCTCGAACGCGGTGCAGGCCCAACCCGGCGGCGCTCGCGTGTGGATCAGCGCCCGTGCAGATCGCGGTGGAACGGAGCTCCGCGTCAGGGATGACGGGCCTGGCATTCCTTCGGACATCCGCCGCCGGATCTTCGACGCGCTGTTCACCACCAAGGCTCGGGGCACCGGTCTGGGTCTGGCGTTGTGCCGGCGCATCGTGGACGCCCACGGGGGAGAGATGGATCTCGAAGACACACCCCGGGGCGCCAGCTTTCGGCTCTGGTTTCCCGAGCGGAACGACCCTGCCGCTGACGCCTGAGCCTCCCCAACCAGAGCGCTTGCCGTCCTCACGGCCTGGCTCTACGGTTAGGAGCCGTGGATGAGCCGCTCCGAGTCTTGCTCGTGGAGGATGACGAAGATCTGGCCGAGAACCTGGCAGAGATCTTGGACGGGCTCGGCTACGCGCCGTCCATCGCCACTTCGGCCGAAGACGCGTTGAAGCTCGTCGCGGCCGAGCGCGTCGACGGCATCATCACGGACTACCGCCTGCCAGGGCGTGGCGGGGTGGAGCTTCTGAACGAGCTCCGCGCCACAGGTTTCGCGGGGCCGGTCGTGATGATGAGCGGCTACATGGACCACGCCACGGTGAACCAGGCCCTCAAAGATGGCGCGTTGGACGTGCTGCCGAAGCCCGTGGATCTAGAACGGCTCTCTCGACTGGTGGCAGAGTTCAGCCGCGCCGGCGCACGTATCTTGATTGTCGACGACAACCGTGAGCTGGCGGAGAACATCGCCGAGGTCCTCGCTGCGCACGGCTTCGAAGCGATCGTCGCGGGCTCCGAGAGAGAAGCACTGGATCAGCGCTCCTTGACCCAGCTGGCGCTGGTGGATCTTCGCCTTCCGGACGCCTCCGGCGTGGACGTGGCGGAGCGGCTCGCTGCGCGGGATCCCAGGATCAAGATCCTGTTCATGACGGCATTCGACGAAGAGGCGCGAAGGGCGGAGACCGGCGGCCGGTTGCCGTGCATCGAGAAGCCCTTCGACGTTCAGCAGCTGGTCGAACAGATCCGACAGGCGGCAACCAGCGGATGAAAGAGGCGAAAGTCCTCGTCGTCGACGACAACGTCGACCTAGCTGAGAATGTCGTCGCGATCT
This window of the Polyangiaceae bacterium genome carries:
- a CDS encoding universal stress protein: MTLPKKILCPVDLSSCSAHALNTALKLADTMGGTVDVLHAYHVPHYIQPSLLVWVAAGPRPVWEIAEEQAVAELDAFLARVAKDRAAGIPTEIVHGDPTATILTVAERDGHDLIVMGTHGRTGAKRVLLGSVAEGVVRRAICPVLTVPEAATFEPAVVRADAPVLRT
- a CDS encoding response regulator, whose protein sequence is MDEPLRVLLVEDDEDLAENLAEILDGLGYAPSIATSAEDALKLVAAERVDGIITDYRLPGRGGVELLNELRATGFAGPVVMMSGYMDHATVNQALKDGALDVLPKPVDLERLSRLVAEFSRAGARILIVDDNRELAENIAEVLAAHGFEAIVAGSEREALDQRSLTQLALVDLRLPDASGVDVAERLAARDPRIKILFMTAFDEEARRAETGGRLPCIEKPFDVQQLVEQIRQAATSG
- a CDS encoding histidine kinase; this translates as MEIGASKLASLQQYVAFDEETANLIRAFQPVAKPHFTAIIDDFYATIEAHPEARQVITGGRPQIERLKGTLVGWLESVLSGNYDADYLARHARIGRVHVRIGLPQEFMFTAMNRIRSRLIEVVHEQLAEPNARVRTAQAVNRILDLELVIMLDTYREDLTEKARAAERLATIGQLAASIGHELRNPLGIIESSLFLMRQRMKRAEISDEHLDKHLGKIDVQVKNCTRTISNLLDLARNKPPTLEHLRLRPFLEKLSEEAEASNKLEVEIDVPDALEAHVDPFDLVHVVTNLLSNAVQAQPGGARVWISARADRGGTELRVRDDGPGIPSDIRRRIFDALFTTKARGTGLGLALCRRIVDAHGGEMDLEDTPRGASFRLWFPERNDPAADA
- a CDS encoding universal stress protein, which produces MHQLRKILVPIDFSTCSRVALDRAAELAKSFGASVDLLHVWEAPAFVAPEAMVGVAGSSQTLSQLAREHAENAMRDFVSAAKEEGVNIGTSFVEQGDAAKTIVELADREGYDLIALGTHGRTGLAHLLLGSVAEKVVRRSSRPVLTVRERAESS